A genomic window from Oryzias melastigma strain HK-1 unplaced genomic scaffold, ASM292280v2 sc03745, whole genome shotgun sequence includes:
- the LOC112139270 gene encoding ictacalcin has translation MTTIFEAIAVLRCIFDQYAGKEGDAKTLTKKEITTLLKEQLKGAPGNQAEIDEFFKMLDDDGDGVVDFNEYIVLVASLAMMLAP, from the exons AGGCAATTGCAGTTCTCAGGTGCATTTTTGACCAGTATGCTGGGAAAGAGGGAGATGCAAAGACTCTGACAAAGAAGGAAATCACTACACTGCTGAAAGAGCAGCTTAAAGGAGCT CCTGGAAATCAAGCAGAAATTGACGAGTTTTTCAAAATGCTGGATGACGATGGCGATGGCGTCGTCGATTTCAACGAATACATTGTCCTAGTCGCAAGCTTGGCTATGATGTTGGCCCCctag